The region GAAGGGTCGGATCGGTTGTTGGCAAGTTGGAATGTGATTCGACAGTTTATGATGTGTAATAGAACATGGGGCCCCCCGTTGGAGGGAAAAGAGCCTGCCACTACAAGACCACCATCAGTCTTTCAATACATCGTCCAGATGGTGGCCCTCTCTTTGCCATGGCACACATAATTTATGCATCGTACGTGCACGAATCCTATGAATCTTGGCGATTAGAACTCGTGATGGCAACGATCATCGTGGGGGGAAGGCAGGGCCGCAGGTAATACGCGGGGAAATGTACCCAAGTCAGTTCCCTCCTGTGACGGCCAGACCCGCATGGGCAATCAGTGGGAGTTGACTTTTGAAGCTCGAGCTTTGGGAAAGTAACGTCGAGGATGCTTTGGGTGCACACGCACACGCAAAAAACAGTGGCGGCATGTATAAAGATTCGACGAGCAGCCAGCGTAATCTGTGTGCTGCTCGTACGGTTAATGCAACTCTGCACCCTATCTTGTGCAGGGGGGTCGTTTGCTTCTCTGCAGGACAAAATCGCGAATGGTACGCGACGATGACTCTTCATTGTCTATGCAAAGAACAAATCGTCGGGTGCAAAAGTGTTCGGCGCAGCCCATTGTTTCGTACCGCTCTGACCCTCGAGACATTCCATCCAGGAACTTTTGCGTCTGCAGGGCGGGGGTTGCACCAGAACCGAACGGTTCCTTCCCACGCCCCTGCCGGCAAAAGACGCAACGGATTCTGTTTTGGCACATCACCTCCTCCATTGTATAATAGCACCCTACAGTTGTGAAGAattttgagcttctcatcGAGGAAGTATTTTCCTGGACCGCATGCGTACCGATGCAATGCGGTAACAGTTTGCATGTTGGCGAAAACCTGGAGAACGGGTATGTAATGGCGCCTCGACCCCATGGGGATTCTGTGGCTTCCCACGTGTTGTGCTTTCGATGGTTGAAGTGGCGGCGGCTTTCCACGTAGCGAACCGCCTTCGTACATCCATTTGGCGAGTTGATATGACTCGGCAGACACGCACTCGCTGAATATTGCCATCCGACAAATacaacaagtcaagtggtCAGGCTGTGACGTCAAACCGTCACCAACTTGTGGTCGTTGCATGTTGCCCAAACGGCGAGTggttttttttcttcttggtgttTTCTAAAGTTCCCGACATGATTGATCGTTATAGTCCTCCGAACACAGACCAGCAGGGATAGCCCAAGTAGCCGGAATCTCCTGTCCTTGAGAAAATGGTCATGTTTGTTGTCCGCCCAGCAATCGCAAAATTCCCAGCAGTTAAACACAGCTGCGAAACTGAACGATTATCCACACAATGTTGGGCATGAACCAGTGGTTGCTTGCGATTACGTTattgaaagaaaaaagcaCCACCCAAGCCCCTGGGGCTGGCTTCGGGTCGTTGCGGTCGAAATCTGGTGATGCCAGGGGCTGCCCATGGGGTCTTCCCGTGAGCCCCATCTTTGCGGGGAAATCGGTGTGTCAGCAGACAATACGGAGGTCTGGGGAAACTGCATGTCTGGATGTTTGCTAACATCTCTTTTTGCCAGGAACTATCTGGAACCAGATGACAGAGATGTAACCGAGCAATCCCCATTACACACCACAACCGCAACATCACAGCCGGATCTCCGCCATTTTCGAACAGGGGGAGTAGCGCGAAAGGTCGGCGGTGCTTGCGTGAAGCAATTAGGCCAACGGGAATTGGAGAGACTCTTAACTGGCAAGTACCCAAACTTGACTCCCTGTCGTACTTTGGCCACGGTATCGACACCTGTGACATGGCACAACCGAAGAAACAGTTGGCCAAGCTGTCAACAGAGGACACAGACGAGACAATTGGTGTCAATGCCCATTAAAAGAGCCTGTAGCCTGGTTGAAAGCTTAATACCTGGCGCCCCCTTAGCCAGACTTGGCATATTCTTTATGCGTCTTGTCTGTCTCCAAGCACTTGAACTTGGAGGATATTTAAACACGCCGGATCGGCTCCGAAAGGCCCCAGGATAAATTCCGATGGACGGTAGTATGTTCCGCTGCTAGACATGCCGGCACAAGGCGAAGCATACCGGGCCGccgctggtggttgtgccTTGCCAAGACAACAGAGAGGCACAACTttatccaaccagacactgtCCAAAGTCAGGGACACACCGGGCCAGCAATTCACTCAAGAATGACCATCCCTGTGGCATAGTTTGCAAGCCAGGCAACTTGATGAGTAGCGATATTTGCAAAGGTTGGCCAACTCTGTTGGTCAAGATCCTCTTTTTTACGCTGGCTGCGAGCATATGAAAGTGCAGTGAGATTTTGATTGAACCGATGCGCTTCGTTGGCCCTAGTGAAACTTCCGAGTTTGCAACTTTCTCCGCATCTTGCACAGCATTTCCCAACTCGGCAATTGGTGAAGAGACGTGACTTTTCTGTGCGGGGGAGCCAAGCTTTTTCACCAAGACCGCCTCAAGCGGGGTCAACAACCACCAGGATAGAAGCGTTGAGAAGCATCAAACGGTCCAACGATGCGCATTGATCATGTCAAGAGAGAACGACGGGGGGTTCGATGATGTGTTGTTAGGCTCCCGGACACAAGAATTGATTCGAAAGGGGTTTCTCCCACATGCCGAAGACCTTTAGGTAGGAGAGACAGTCCGGCACGAACTTCCCTGGGAGATCGTGAAAGGTTGATTACGATGAGGCTTTCCTATCACACTGAGCTAGCCTTTCCAAAGGATCCCAGGGAGGTTAGGGGAACGTTGGGCAGATGGACATGATTGGCCAGGATCCCGTCCAGCTTTGAAGAACTGAGCTAAACCGTCTCGGGCAGGGCTTTTTGTCTTGGTCGAGGCTTAGACCCCAATCACGACCCTGGTTGGCTTCCACAAGGCGTTCCTCAGTGCTTCTGGAGCTACTGATCAGGCCTATCACAACAAGTCCTGGTGCCTCGCTGGTTCCTGCCCCTGGTTCAGAAGCGGACAAGTCGATGGCCTGTTCTGGCCCAAGGTGTTGAGAGTGTTTTGCCTCTTGTGGCAGCTGGTCAGGGCAAGCAAATGGATGTGGGAGGTGTGGCTGGCCAAGCTTTTTGCAAACAGGTACGGTGGGAGGATGGGTTTGAGCCTGCGTCTCCGACTGGTTGGAGAGGCTGTTTGTCCATCCCCAGAGTTCTGAGGCAGGAAAGTTCTGAAGCAGGAAAATCCTGGCAGACGCTGTTATCTCCCCCCAAACAATTTTCAGGGGCTTCAAAACGCTGCTGATGCCGATTGTCAGCGGCGTTGAGTTCGCTGGTCAAGTCAGCCACAGGTCGTTGTCCTGCAATTTCCCACAGCAAGAGGCTGTTCGTCTGGATATAATCAGGCGATTAAAGAGGGTCATCCCCAGCCTGTGGATAAGAGTTGAAACCAAACCCATCGTCAGCCCAGGCGGCTATTGGGGGAGTATTTGCATTGGCCAGGCTCTCTATTTGTCAAGGCGAGAGATTAACGGGCAGCGATGGACCAGAAATGAAGAGTTAATTGAAACGCATAAACATGGTGGTTTCCAGTTCATTGAATAAGGCCGTCGCAACCAGAATACTGGACTTTGCTTGTCCTTGTTAGTGAGAGACGAACAACGGCCTGATCCGTGTCCTTTTTTTCCTGATCGACGACCGTGATGCCTGCTTTAGTCCAAACGTGACTCCAATGTGGTGCGAGTCCAAGGTTGTTTTGCGGTCCGTCTCCGCCTATTCATGCCACAAGTCAGTAGCATTGATTGACCAGTTTTGCCAGCCACTACCTCGGGCGATTAGTCCGTTGAGATAAAGCTTTTCTTGGCTGCCCGAGCAATCAATTTGTGATGGTCCATCATGAGTcaaagtactccgtagatgcAAGGAGGACTCGAACCCGAACGCTATACGCGGCGTAGCAAGCTCAAATAAAAAGAGCACAAATTTATACGCGAAAGATGAGGACTGGCAAATCCAAAACCAGAAAAGCAGTCCATATCGGTTGTGCTGAATGGGCTGTTGATCTGATTAGCACTTTCAGCCTCCTGGACTCTTCCCCTTGAGACCGTCGGCAAAGCTCCGAGAAAGCCTTGTGGGTGATGTGGGGATTGGAGCTACACTTCACAGGGACGAGAGGAGAAAAATGATCAGGAGCGCTCTCCGATTGTTTTGAGGCTGGAGCTTCTAGAAATGACGATCGCTTACCCAGTTACCAGGGAGTGAGACACGCAGAGCCAAATCGTCTGGTGCGTGAACCCTTGGCGTGTTGTGATTTCAAAAGGTCCAAACCCCTTCATGCGTGCATAGTTTTTTATGAACCGTGCAAAGCTGCAGCAAATAACCTCGTCGTAGCTGAATGGGCACAAACACGTCGAAAGTGCAGATTGCCTTCGTTTTTGGTCAGCGTGGGTCAAACTACGGGACTTAGTTTAACTGACCAGGCTTGGTGGCGGCGATTGTGGCTCGTTTGAAACAAGGATTGTCCATCTCCCGTGTTGGTGAAATCACTGGGGCCGTGGTGGCTTGGTGCCGTTGGAAAGATGGCTTTCCACTCAACTGCCCTGCCCATGACAAAAAGACTGCAAGGTTCCAAGTACTGACGATGCCGCAAAATATGATTGGAGATAGACGGTGAAAAAAGTTGGCTGCTGGAGCATCTCTTGGCTCTTACTTCTTGGAGACGTCGTATATAGTGACACTAGGAGACCATTGTCACCTAGAGCGGGatcatggtgttggcaaTACACGTGAATTGCAGAGACAGGCTAACCTTGTTGCACGAGAGAGCAGGAACCAATTTCGGCGAATCGGGACCGACGTATCACCAATGGCGTCAACGAGATCACTGCCGAGGCAAAGTTTCGCCCTGTAGGGCAAATGGAATTACAGCCTGCCTCGCAATGGCTCTTGTGGCGTGTTCCGGAGCTGGGCggtcgtcaatgttgttctgCTGCATAGGAAATGGGCCAAAATGATGAAGGATGAAGAACAAGTTCCTTGAAGCCTTACTTGGTGGTTTCAAACCAATGGCACTCGGCTTCTCTTACCCCAATGTTCTCGCACCTGGACATGCTCGACAGGCGCGCCTTCCCTTGTTTTCACTGAAAAAGAAGTCACACGGAAGTTGCAATGATGTAAGTGGACGTCGACTGGAACGAGGCAGGAGCAGGTCGGCCGAGTAGTTGCAGCCTCAATCAAGGCAGGCACTGGCACAAGTCAGCCACAGTCCCCATCTAACTGAATTTGTGTGCCTCACCACAACACCCTCACGAGCCCTCTGCCTTTATTCGTGCCCCGTCCTTTTTGCCGGGTGGAAGATGGAGTGGAAAGTATTCTTTGCTCTGTGGCTGCGGCCCTTGTGCTTGGCTTAATCTTGTCCTCGTACGGCTCGCACATCAAAGAACCACGATCCAGGCACAATTCACACCCACACACACCTCTTTTACCGTCAAAAAAGTTGGAGAGCCTGCGTCAACGATTCGGCCTTGCTGAATGTTATTTCACCAATGTCACTGCCGTAATCGCCATCGCCAGCAgatatactccgtacagtgCTCATTGTGTTGTACAAGTCAGGCGGCGGCTGCCAAGACCCAGCATGGTCGATGGATCCCTCGATCAAGGTgaactacctaggtacctggtAGGCGGCGATACTCTGTACAGAGTGCATGATCAGAGGGTACACAACATCCACCGGAAGTAGCCTGTCTTAGGAAAGGCCCAACGCCTACTTGGCCGAATGGCCCTGGGAATCAGGATCGTGATGTGAACAACGGGCTTTGACGACTAGCCGCGACTCATGAAGCGCAATCACGACATCGAAAATGCTTGCGAAAGTTTTTCATATGTCAAGCCAggatgttttttttttgttttcgtGAAATCAACATGACGCCATACAAAAGTGCCCCGACTAAATTTATCTTTGAACGGAATCGAAATTAGCAGTTCGCTCCGACGTTTGAATCTGAAACGGACAATTTTTGCAATCGAAAATGTCGATGAAGATCCACTTCCACTTGCAGTCTTGATAAGGACCAAAGTGGATTCAAAGACCTCATTCAGTTCCGTCATATCAGCCACAGAATCGCGTCTGTTTCCTGCTTTCCACCTACGTGGTGCAAAGTGGCATTTattcccttcttcttgaatcCATTTACGCGATTGAGTGGCGCCAGTTTGCAAGCTGGTGCATCTATGGTAGTATCCTGGATATGGTCATCTGAAGCATCCCCCTGTCCATTCTGTAGTGGCAATGAGGACACATGGTAACACTGCACAACGGCTCGCATTGTCATTTGGGACGAAAACCTCAAAAGGCCAGCCTTTTTCATCATTTGAGCCAATGAAACTCAAGATGGCCATATTCTTCTTGAAACAAATGGCAATTACAGTACCAGTTGGGAAGGGTTGTGGTCAAGCACATGGCTTGCCGTTCCCACACAATCAACATGCGGCAACACATACGTCCCCTTTCATCTATTATCCCAGGAAGCACAAAAAGTCTGCGATCCTGGGGTTTGGTCTCGGCAAACACAGTCACCACCCCGTCTCGACAGCGAGAAGCGCCGCGTGCtctcttcaacattgaaccatcaCGACACTCTGTCAGTAGCCCCCCTCCAGAAGCGCCTGCACGGAGTGGATGCCCAAGTGGGCTTTACAAAAGGACCTGGCACTACGCAGGCTTGGAGGACGCTAGGTGCAAACTGGCAGAGGTGCCGGTGCAGGCTTAGCGTCGTGCTCTTTGCGCCAACACCTTTCTTGGGGTGGCCCCCAGCCATGGGATCAAAGCCCTGAATTTCATCGCGGAGACGAAGGACTTGTCGCTAGGTTCGGATTTTATGCTCTGTCCCTCACTCCCGAGAGCACGCTACATGCCAGCAaatctccttgtcgtcttcaTGTGGCTAGGCGTACCCAACAAGAAACACAATGGGTTCGAATTATGGCGAGAAAACGGGTCCCCATAGTGGCACGCCGGCGCTTGCGTGCTTGTTAGCCCAGCTCTTACACACGGTAGTGCAGCTGGGCCAGTGGATTTGGTTCTAGAGCACAGAGGAACCGACGAGGACCAAGGGACCAGAGCGGCCGAGACTGGGACAGAAATGCTGGAATTGGTCCTTCTGCTCACCTTAGCAACATGCAATACTCTGCCCCGGCTGACGACGAATCGCCACTGGAGCTATGATTGCCGCCTGGCTCCCCCGAATTGGATAATGCAAAGATCAAGAATGGTCCCCTTGCGACTCACAGGGTCGAGTCCTCGTGATGTTCTCCATTGCTGGATGTCGGCCCGGAGTAGTCaccgttgttgatggtggtcgGTGGAGGGGCAGGCGGCTTGCGGAATGTCTCCAATACCACCGCTGTGTGCCACGGGCAGTATTGTTAGATGCCGTCAGACACCAACACACAACAGTTGCTGACTCCACGACATCGAGGCAACGACAGCGCCTCAGGTCTAGCAAGGAAGAACAAAGAGCCTGTGATTTTGTGGGAGGACCACGCCTacgcccacgcccacgccTCTTTGGCTCGCCCGCCGACCTCCTGGTCGGACCCGACCCCAAAACCTCCAAAATTTCATCACCACACACCCTCGCGGGGAAACACCCTCAACTGACGGGGCTTTCCAAGTGTGTGAAGagggggaaaaaaaaaaaaaaaggaaaagaatgAGAGTAGATGCTTTAGTCCAAATGATGGACGAAACTCAGCGAACGATACTAACCCTCGGTGCTTATGCATGCTCAGTCTACATACACCTttttacggagtactgccCAAGTGTTATTGCATGGGCGAAATGATCACATATCTTTCGGCCCCTCTCCTTGTATGGATACTCTGGTATTTTTGCATTCATTATCTGCGATAGCATCCGGACATCATCTATCTTGTGCCACCCACTCTCTCACTCACGCGCGTGCCCTGGCCGGTTTCTTTGCATTCTAGACATGCGTAAAGACACCACGCGCACGCGGAGCGTCTTCACAACGCCTGCATATGCCGCCAATATACGGGTATAATTTCACTCAGCCAGAGCCGACCTGCAATAGAATGTCTTCCCTCTCTTCAGGTGGGCATTTGCGTACCCTCTCCAAGGGCACTCCAAGGGCACCAACCTTGCTGCAACGTGATTTGTATGTGCGACACAACCTTCTTGCCTTTCGCCTGGCGAGTCGCCTTTCCGACGAGTCACGGCCAACGACAGATGCTTGCTCTCTCTCTCTGCTtgtctctctccctctcgTCAACCGGCAGGCGACTGGCCAGCCACAGAGTGGGAGCTCTGTCATGTCTGTGAACTGTCACCTTGCTCACCATCTGACCACACCCCCCTCCATTCAAATCGCCAGGGTCCCCCCAAGGCCAGGCCCATGAGACCCTCTCAAGCGACGGTCTCCGCTGATCTCCTCCTCACGGCTGCTAACTTCACCTCCGACGTGTTGCCAGGACCAGGCTTGGTCGGACGCACTCCCCAATCCACTTTTCTCCAGATAACCCACTGACCGTCCCAtgcaaagccaaaggacTGACGGTACGACAACAGGCACCGTACACCAGCACACCACACCACCGGGTTGCTCGCTCCCACTCTACGGACGAGTTGTAGTACCAGGCATCCCATCGTCTACAGACACACACCCCGGTTTGTCGATTGGATGTATGGAGAAATGCAGATAACCTGGTCCGCACTGCTTCATGGGGGTGCCGTTGCCCACCGCTGCTCTTGTCTACTTGCTAGGgtgggaggaagaggcatATCAGTCACAGCTGGGTTCTCAACTGTTCCGAGCCTCTTTTCAATATACATAACCGCGTTACCACCCGTCTTCTTCCCTCTGCATAAGCCTTCTGCATCAGACGGTTCACCTCGTTTATAAGTGGCAGATTTGGACGCTCTATTCTTGCAAACCATTCCTGACCAaatcatcctcgccctctcTTCTACATCCTGACTTCACTCATCACCGCtacatcatcaacctcaaccctTCTCTTACACACTGCTTCTTGTGGAGTGTTCACTCTAAACGTGAACTCTTGTCACCTTTGAGTGTTGGTTGTTCAGATTACCTCGTACCTCGTACTGTTGTATATACAGGATCCGCCAAGACAGCAAAGGAGTGCAGATTCTCGGCCTGTGTGTGTGATCATGACAGCCCCTCTCTCGCAACAAACGGTGTCAGTCAAAGACGCAGCCGCCGTCCGCAAGCGCAGAAGACGTGCTCCTGCTGGGGGTGCCGCAGATGACTGCTTCACTTGCTCAAAAAGAAACGTCAAGTGTGACCGCCGGCGGCCGTACTGCTCTCAGTGCCTGGAAATTGGAAACGAATGCTCAGGATACAAGACGCAGCTCACCTGGggagttggcgttgccagCCGCGGCAAGCTTCGTGGGCTCTCTCTTCccattgccaaggctccTCCTGTGTCCAGGGAACCGAAGAAGTCGCCTGTTGCCCGTGGACGTGCCAACTCGACTGCCGCTGTCATGGCCGCACACTGGGTAGAGCAGGAGGAGGCCCGGAGACAACATCGCGGCCCAATCGATATACCCTCAGTGGCCCATCACTCCGCCTCGACTCCGGCAAACTCATACCCAGGACCCGGTTACGACTATCTCTCCATGTCACACCCTGAAGGAAGCGGCGCAGCAAGTCTTCCTCACCATGGCTGGGGTGGTCTTCACTATCCTCCCAGCGGCCTTGTGCACTCGCCAGATGCCACACCGAAGTACTCCAAgtttcctcttcctctcaTCACCGACGGCCTCTCTTCGTCCGTCGACTCTGTCAGCGACGTCGACTATCTCTCACCCCTCAGCCAGACGTACTCGCGCGATGAGATGCCCTTTGGCAGTGGGTCGTCCGTCATGTACGATGGATACGCTGGCAACCAGCATTCTCCCGTGTCCCAAAGTCCTCCCTCGGGACTCGTCCTAGAACACCACGCTCGTGTGCCAACGTCGTGTCCCGGCTTGGTGTACGCCGCATCAGAACACGGCTCGAGTCTCAACTCGCACTTGGACCCCTTCGATGCGCACCTGAGCCACAAGCTGATGCGGGAGTGTGACAGCCTCAGTGAGCATCACATGGCGCCTTGTCCAGCCTTCCCATTCTAATGAGGCAGCAGGTGTTCCGCGAGTCGACGTATACCATTCAAGTTGCAGCTCTGCCGGCGGCAGCTggacatcaccatcacagcATCCTCGTGAAGACGAACTGCAGTCGCCGCAATCCGAGCATGCATCGCACAGGTGGCCAACGACACTCCGAGAACCAGAACCAATCCGCGTCAGCCCAGACCTCGTCGCCAGGATGCCATTCTTTATGGACTACTACAAAAACACAATTGCTCCTTCCATGGTGTATATTGATGGCCCGCAGAACCCCTTTCGCGACCACATCCTTCAGCTCGCTGGCCACAGCCAGAGCCTCCAACACGCCATTTGTGCCCTGTCTGCCTGCAACTTGCggatgaagagaaagctGAGCCTCGGACAAGACACGCGGGAGCTGTTTGAGAAGCTCACTTTGGAGAAGAGCGCCCTCGAAAGCTTGGGCGACAGCCAGCCAGAAGATCCGGCCCTGGCTGAAGAGTTTCAACACAGGAACTTGGCAGTCAGCCTCCTCAATGAACAGCTCAACGACCCTGTCAAGTCCACGTACGACTCTGTGCTCGCCACCATCCTGCTGCTCTGCCACTATCGCATGGTGGAATCTGGTGTGGCCAAGTTTCACACCCAGTTTGCCGGCGTAAAGAAGATTTTGTCCATGCGGACAGAACAGTACGGCCCATCGAGGGGCTCGGCGTGGATCGAAGCACTCTTTACCTATTTTGACGCCATTTCAGCCAGCATCAATGACCGCGAGGCACAGCTTGCTTCTGCCGTGGATGACGCATCACCACTCTTGCCTCTTGGGGCGGAGAACCTCGTGGGATGTGACAGGGAACTGTTCAAGACGATCAGTAAGCTCGGCAGGCTGAACCTGCTCTCGCAGCATCGCCCGGTTCAAAACATGGCCTCCTCGCCTCGTCAGAGCGCGGATACCCCGCCACCTCATCAGATGGTCGGATCACCGATTGGGCACTCGTACGGTGCTAGCGTTGGCAGCGTTCACAtgcagcatggccaacagca is a window of Pochonia chlamydosporia 170 chromosome 5, whole genome shotgun sequence DNA encoding:
- a CDS encoding fungal transcriptional regulatory protein (similar to Cordyceps militaris CM01 XP_006668309.1) is translated as MTAPLSQQTVSVKDAAAVRKRRRRAPAGGAADDCFTCSKRNVKCDRRRPYCSQCLEIGNECSGYKTQLTWGVGVASRGKLRGLSLPIAKAPPVSREPKKSPVARGRANSTAAVMAAHWVEQEEARRQHRGPIDIPSVAHHSASTPANSYPGPGYDYLSMSHPEGSGAASLPHHGWGGLHYPPSGLVHSPDATPKYSKFPLPLITDGLSSSVDSVSDVDYLSPLSQTYSRDEMPFGSGSSVMYDGYAGNQHSPVSQSPPSGLVLEHHARVPTSCPGLVYAASEHGSSLNSHLDPFDAHLSHKLMRECDSLSVPRVDVYHSSCSSAGGSWTSPSQHPREDELQSPQSEHASHRWPTTLREPEPIRVSPDLVARMPFFMDYYKNTIAPSMVYIDGPQNPFRDHILQLAGHSQSLQHAICALSACNLRMKRKLSLGQDTRELFEKLTLEKSALESLGDSQPEDPALAEEFQHRNLAVSLLNEQLNDPVKSTYDSVLATILLLCHYRMVESGVAKFHTQFAGVKKILSMRTEQYGPSRGSAWIEALFTYFDAISASINDREAQLASAVDDASPLLPLGAENLVGCDRELFKTISKLGRLNLLSQHRPVQNMASSPRQSADTPPPHQMVGSPIGHSYGASVGSVHMQHGQQQQQQQQQQQSQQQLGDLYAMPGHRFDGNGFGTTLDDDEILASAMCTSAAFDDRRSLFWREWKDARLALQNWQFDASMVAASLPGSPSPSQIRDLGSLSEAFRYAALLYTERLAGPSTPSSHTNFQNLVSQVVYYATSLDAGSTAEKFLLWPLFVAGSECVNELQQNIVRTKCRDIMSRSGYMNNLSALDILEKLWAGDFNSTADLRGHRSGAVKMAGCRGPFNWAKCFGGPGAEAEWIMF